The Alteribacter populi genomic sequence GAGGTTCGCATGAAGAAGTCAACAATGCCCTGTTGTGTGCGTTTGGGTATTTCTTTGGTCATACAAGAACACCCCATTCTTTCAACAGTTTGTTTATAAAGTAAGACTGACCCTTCCCGGTTACTTTGGGTGTGTACTTAGTTTTTGTATCACCATTGTCAGAAGTATGAATGTGAGTCTTGACTTCAAATAACTCCATGTCCATCGCCCTTTGAGTAGGTTTGTTGTAATAAGAACCTTTGGAGCAAAGGTACCCATTCTCTCGCATCCAGGCGAACAAGCGATTTTGACCAATGTCTACTCCTTTTTGCTTCAATAAGGTTGCAAGCTCTTTGACTAAAATAGCGTTCTTACTAATTTGGATCGCTTCGGCTAAGAACACTTTCGGTTTTTGATCTTCAATGGTTGTTTCTAATTCGATGATTCTCTTATCCGCAAATTCAAGTGCACGTTTCATAATCATTTCTGGACTGTTCCAAAACTTTTCGATTTTGAGGAAATACTGACGAGCTTGTTTACCTCGACTAGTGCGTTGAATCATAGAAATTTCTTTTGCCATGTCAAGTTTCAAATGGTGATCAGTAATATTCTGGAGTCCCCCAAGGGTCGGACTTTTTTGGGTCACCCTTACGAAATCAGTATTTTCGTCAAATCCATAAGCCGTCATTCTGCTAAACCATTTTTTATATTCAGTGGCCACTTCTAAAAATTCATGAAGCTCACGGCCGCTTACGATTACATCACCATCATTGTTTTGAGTTGTCTTGATTAATTCGTTCATGTTTGTTGCCTCCCTTATCCAGAAATTGAATGTCCATGTTAATTTCATCCGCTAATTTAATAAGATCGTTCACCGCATCTTCTCGTGTGTAGTGCTCGTCATCGTCCAGATTATGAGCGATCGCAAGCACTTGATGTTGGTATCCGGACAGTTGAAGAAGATCGGTTAGGTTCAGTTAGCTCACCTCCCAAGCGCTATTGTTTTGCATTCTTATGATAACGGATTCCGTTAGTTTGTTGTCAAAAAAAACTGCTGGTTCTTCTCCTAAAGATTGTGCAATTACTTTTAATCTTTCTGCATCCAGTCTTGTTTCTCCACTTTCGAGATATCGGTATCCTTGCAAGGACATCCCTAGTTTGTTAGCTAAATATGTTTTAGTTACGCCCTTTGACTTGCGTATTCTTTCAACGTTTTTGTGAATCAATGAAGTCACCCCCTGAACTAACGTTTTCCGTTAATTACATATTAATAACGAATACCGTTAATGTCAACAGTTTTTCATAAATAATTCTCAAAATCCGTTAATAATGTATCGAATTCCGTTATTAACTGTTAAAATAACCTTGTTCAAAGGAGGGTTGACCGTGGAAATCGGCAAAAGAATTAAACAAAAAAGAAATGAAGCTAATTTGAAACAAGCTGACTTAGCGAAGAAAGTCAATGTGTCTCCACAGGTCATTTCCAACTGGGAAAGAGGTTATACACACCCCAATCATGCTGATGTATCTAGACTGTCTGATGCACTGAACTGTTCAACAGAATACTTACACGGGAAAACGAAAAAACAAGATTACATAAAAGAAGAAAAGGACAACTACGATCCTCTCGAAGATCTCAAACAATACATGATAGAAAATAATCTTCAAGATATGGACTTCGGGTTTTATGACATCGAAAAGTGGAAGAAGCTTTCAAAAGAGGATATAGAGGAAATTAAACGTCACTTTGATTGGGTTGTTGCAAGAGCTGAACAAATGGAGAAAGAGGATAAAGAGTAACCTCTTTTCTTTTTTTACTTTTCACTGTTGAATTTTGTAATTGTAAGATATATTTACAGTTTTACGGTGATATTTGACATCTAAAATACAAGATGGTTTTGATAAAAAAGAATGAGTAAACACTTAATGATGGGGAGTGAGCATAATTAGCAGACAAAGTGATCTATTAGAATTTATGTATTTAGATATGGAGTTTGTTAACTCAATTTCTGCTCAATTTTTTCAGGGTAATATCCTTGAAATGTACCTTAAAGAAGAGTTAGGAATGGGACAAGAAGTAGTAGATCAGTACGGGACTAATCAAACTAAGAAATCGGGATACTCCTCGGGTATAAACTTAGCTGTTACTGGTAAACATGAGGGTTCAGAAGAATCAGGTTCACATGAATCAAAATCATTAAAAGAGCAAGAAACTCAAAATACATCAGAGTCAATGAAAATTGCAATTAATGAATATGCATATAACAATGTGGTTAAAAAAATGAGGGAAAATGATTTAATTAAAACATCAAAAATCTCCGAAAAATATGACTATTTAGAGACTGCAAAGACTTTTAAATATATCGATTTTAAAGCACATAGCAATATATATAATTTTGAAAAAAT encodes the following:
- a CDS encoding phage antirepressor KilAC domain-containing protein encodes the protein MNELIKTTQNNDGDVIVSGRELHEFLEVATEYKKWFSRMTAYGFDENTDFVRVTQKSPTLGGLQNITDHHLKLDMAKEISMIQRTSRGKQARQYFLKIEKFWNSPEMIMKRALEFADKRIIELETTIEDQKPKVFLAEAIQISKNAILVKELATLLKQKGVDIGQNRLFAWMRENGYLCSKGSYYNKPTQRAMDMELFEVKTHIHTSDNGDTKTKYTPKVTGKGQSYFINKLLKEWGVLV
- a CDS encoding helix-turn-helix domain-containing protein; the protein is MIHKNVERIRKSKGVTKTYLANKLGMSLQGYRYLESGETRLDAERLKVIAQSLGEEPAVFFDNKLTESVIIRMQNNSAWEVS
- a CDS encoding helix-turn-helix domain-containing protein, with protein sequence MEIGKRIKQKRNEANLKQADLAKKVNVSPQVISNWERGYTHPNHADVSRLSDALNCSTEYLHGKTKKQDYIKEEKDNYDPLEDLKQYMIENNLQDMDFGFYDIEKWKKLSKEDIEEIKRHFDWVVARAEQMEKEDKE